Genomic window ([Empedobacter] haloabium):
GATCGACGCGGCCGTGGACGACGACACCGCCGTGCTGATGCTGACGCACGTGAATTACCGCACCGGCCGCCAGCACGACATGGGCGCTATTTCCGCCATGGCGCGCGCACGTGGCGCGCTGACGGTCTGGGACCTGGCCCACTCGGCCGGTGCGGTGCCGGTCGCGCTGCACCGCGACGGCGCCGACTTCGCCGTCGGCTGCACCTACAAGTACCTGAACGGCGGCCCGGGCGCGCCCGCCTTCATCTGGGTGCCGCGGCGCCACCAGCACCACTTCGTGCAGCCCCTGTCCGGCTGGTGGGGCCATGCGGCGCCGTTCGCGATGGCCAGCGCCTTCGCCCCGACCGAAGGCATCGGCCGCGCGCTGTGCGGCACCCAGCCGATCGTCTCGCTGGCACTGGTCGAGTGCGGGCTGGACGTGTTTGCCGAGACCGACATGGCGGCGCTGCGCGCCAAGTCGCTGGCGCTGACGGACCTGTTCATCGAGCTGGTCGAGTCGCGCTGCGGCAGGCATCCGCTCGGGCTGGTGACGCCGCGCGAGCACGCGCGCCGCGGCAGCCAGGTCAGCTTCACCCATCCGCACGGCTACGCTGTGATGCAGGCGCTGATCGAGCGCGGCGTGATCGGCGACTACCGCGAGCCGGAAATCATGCGTTTCGGCTTCACGCCCTTGTACACGAGCTTTACCGACGTGTGGGACGCGGTGACGATCCTGCAGCAGATCCTGGACGACCAGGCGTACGATGTGACAGCGGCCCGTGGCGCCGTGACCTGAAAGCCGACGATGACCGAAACGACCAAACCCGCCGAATGGCACGGCGCCCAGCTGGATTTTTCCAAATCCATGAGCTACGGCGACTACCTGGGCCTGGAGCAGATCCTGAATGCCCAGCATCCGCTGTCGCCGAACCACAACGAGATGCTGTTCATCGTCCAGCACCAGACCAGCGAGCTGTGGATGAAGCTGATGCTGCACGAGATGCATGCCGTGCAGGCGCACCTGCGAAGCGACGACCTGCCGCCCGCCTTCAAGATGCTGGCGCGGGTGGCCCGCATCATGGACCAGCTGGTGCACGCGTGGGACGTGCTGGCGACGCTGACGCCGCCGGAGTACACGGCCATCCGGCCCTACCTGGGCGCCTCCTCCGGCTTCCAGTCGCACCAGTACCGCGAGATCGAATTTGTGCTCGGCAACAAGAATGCCAACTTGCTGAAGGTGCACGAGACGCGGCCGGAAGCGCATGGAATCCTGCAGCGCGCGCTGCACGAACCATCCGTCTACGACGAGGCGATCCGCGTGCTGGCCCGGCACGGCCTGCCGGTCTCGCAGGCACGGCTGGACGTCGACCCGACCCTGCCGACGGTGGCCGACGACTCCGTCAAGCAAGCCTGGCTGGCGGTCTATCGCGAACCCGAGCGCTACTGGGCGCTGTACGAGCTGGCCGAAAAGCTGGTGGACCTGGAGACGGCGTTCCGCTTCTGGCGCTTCCGCCACGTCACGACCGTCGAGCGCGTGATCGGCTTCAAGACGGGCACCGGCGGCACGGCCGGCGTCAGCTACCTGAAGAAGATGCTGGACGTGGTGCTGTTCCCGGAGCTGTTCGCGTTACGGACGGCCTTGTAGGCACCGGGGTCACTTTATATATAATCACGGCACCCTTTCCGACAGGATGCCGACATGAATTTCACCCACAAGACCAGGACGCTGGTCCTGCTGCCCGCGCTGGCCGCCGCCCTGCTGTGCGGCAGCGCCGAGGCGCGCAGCCGCAAGGCCCAGGGCTCGGAGCCCGGCAAGTTCGACTATTACGCGCTGGCCCTGAGCTGGTCGCCGCAGTACTGCGCCGGCAACGGCGGGCGCGACCAGCAGCAATGCGCCACCGGCCGCCAGCTGGGCTTCGTGCTGCACGGCCTGTGGCCGCAATTCGAAAAAGGCTACCCGCAGAACTGCTCGGACGAGCCGCTGCCCGAAGCGGCCCGGGCGAAATACGAAAAGATCTACCCGTCGCCCAAGCTGATCGGCCATGAGTGGTCGAAGCACGGCACCTGCTCCGGCCTGCCGGCGGAAGACTACCTCGCCCTGTCGGCCCGGCTGAAGGACAGCCTGGCGATCCCGGCGCCCTACCGCAAGCCGGCCCAGCCGGTGCGCGTGACGGCCGCCGCGTTCAAGGAAGAGTTCCGCAAGGCCAATCCGGCGCTGGCCGACGAATCGGTGCTGCCGTTCTGCACCGGCGCCGGCCGCTTCCTGCGCGAGATCCGCGCCTGCTACGACAAGGACGGCCACTCCCGCACCTGCGCGCCGGACGAATCGAAACGCGCCGCGAAAAGCTGCGGCCAGGGCTCGTTCCTGGTGCAAAGCGTGCGCTGAACGCCACCCCCGGCCGCCACTCGGCCGCGTTTGCCGGTAGAATTCTGTCCATGACAAGTTCGACACCACAGGTCAACCCGACGTTCGACCTCTCCAGCTGCGAACAGGAACCGATCCGCACGCCAGGCAGCATCCAGCCGCACGGCTTCGTGCTGGCGCTGGACGCGACTGGTCGCGTCGTGCAGGCCAGCGACAACCTGGTGCAGCATCTGGGCAAGCCGCCCGCGGCGGTACTGGGCGGCACGCTGGCCGATGCCATCGGCGCACCCGCCGCGGCCGCCCTGCAGCCGGAGCTGCAGGACGAGCGCGTGCGCGAGCGCCCCAGCTTTGCCGCCACGATCCGTCTCAGCGAGAAGGACCACTGCTGCTTCGACGTGCTGGCGCACCGCTACGATACCCTGCTGATGCTGGAGTTCGAGGCGATGACGCGGGCCGGTGCGGCCGACTTCCGCCACCTGTACCCGCTGGTGGGTGACTTCCTGCAGCAACTGAACGACAGCGATACGATCGAGCAAATGAGCCGCACGGCCGCCGACGAGATCCGCACCGTCACCGGCTTCGGCCGGGTGCTGGTGTACAAGTTCGACGAGGAAGGCCATGGCCACGTGCTGGCCGAGAGCAACGACGGCTCGCTGCCGTCCTACCTGGGCCAGCGTTTCCCGGCCAGCGACATTCCGAAGCAGGCGCGCGAGCTGTACGCCGCCAACCGCATCCGCCTGATCAGCGACGCCAACTACACGCCGGCGCGGCTGGTCCCGCCGGTCAATCCGCTGACGGGGGCACCCAACGACCTCTCGTTCGCCGCGCTGCGCAGCGTCTCGCCGATCCACCTGCAATACATGCGCAATATGGGCACGCTGGCGTCGATGTCCGTCTCGCTGATGGTCAAGGGCCGGCTGTGGGGCCTGATCTCGTGCCACAACGCGGCGGCCTGCCACATCCCGTTCGACAAGCGCACCGCCTGCGAACAGCTGGGCCAGATCCTGGCGCTGCGCATCACCAGCCGCGAGGATGCCGACGAGCTGCAGTTCCGCCTGGAGGTGCGGCGCGTGATGGTGTCGGTGCTGGCCGGGCTGACCCAGGGCGCCGACTTCATCGAGAACATGGGCAGCGTGTTTCCCGAGCTGCTGCAGTTCGCCCGCGCCGGCGGTGCCGCCGTCGCGGTCGACGATCGCATCCTGCGCTATGGCGATACGCCCGATGAAAGCCAGGTGCGCGCGCTGATCGGCTGGCTGGACCAGCACACCCATGGCGACCTGTACCACACCGACCGCCTGGTCGAGCACTACCTGCCCGCCGGCGCCTTCCTGCACTGCGCCAGCGGCCTGCTGGCGATGCCGATCTCGCGCATCCACAAGCATTACCTGTTGTGGTTCCGGCCCGAGTTCGTGCACACGGTGGACTGGGCCGGCAACCCGCACGCCAAGGAAGCGCCGCCGGACGCGCCACGGCAGCTGTCGCCGCGCACCAGCTTCGCCACCTGGCGCGAGACGATCCACGGCCGCAGCGCCCCATGGCACCCGGGCGAGATCGAGATGGCGCTGGAGTTCCGCACGGCCCTGCTGGGCATTGCCCTGGAGCGCGCCGAGCAGATGGCGGAACTGGCCGAGGAGCTGGGCCGCGCCAACAAGGAACTGGAGGCGTTCTCGTACTCGGTGTCGCACGACCTGCGCGCGCCGCTGCGCCACATCGTCGGCTTCTCCGACCTGCTGCTGGAAGCGGCCGGCAACGACACGCTCGACAAGCGCCAGCGCTTCCTGAAGAACATCAAGGAATCGGCCCGGCTGGCCGGCAAGCTGGTGGACGACCTGCTCAGCTTCTCGCAGATGGGCCGGGCCTCGCTGCGGCCCGTGCGCGTCAATATGAACGAGCTGGTGCGGTCCTGCGTCGACAAGCTGACGCTCGACACGCAGGGCCGCCACGTGCAATGGCACGTGGGCGACCTGCCGGAGATTGTCGCTGACCCGACTTTCATCCAGCTAGCGTTGTATAATCTGCTGTCGAACGCCGTAAAATTCACCAGCCAGCGCGACCCTGCCATCATCCGCGTCGACGGCCGGCGCGATGGCACCGAAACCGTGTTCGATGTCAGCGACAACGGCGTCGGTTTCAACATGGACTATGTGCACAAGCTGTTCGGCGTGTTCCAGCGCCTGCACCGGATGGAGGATTTCCAGGGCACGGGCATCGGTCTGGCCAACGTGCGCCGCATCGTCGAACGCCATGGCGGCCGCGTGTCGGCCACCTCCAGTGGCGGCCACGGCGCGACATTCACCTTTACGATTCCGAATACCTTACCGTCCGCATAGCATGTTGAAGCCTATCCTCCTCGTCGAAGACAATCCTCACGACCTCGAACTGACCCTGATCGCGCTGGAGAAAAGCCAGCTTGCCAACGAGGTGATTGTCGTGCGCGACGGCGCCGAAGCGCTCGACTACCTGTACAGCCGCGGCGAGTACGCTACCCGGCAGAAGGGTAATCCAGCCGTCGTGCTGCTGGACCTGAAGCTGCCCAAGGTGGACGGCCTGGAAGTGCTGCGCGAAATCCGCGGCGCCGACGGGCTGCGCAGCCTGCCGGTCGTGATGCTGACGTCCTCGCGCGAGGAGCAGGACCTGATCCGCAGTTACGAGCTGAACGTCAACGCCTACGTCGTCAAGCCGGTCGACTTCAAGGAATTCGTGCGCGCCATTTCCGACCTGGGCATCTTCTGGGCCGTGCTGAACGAGCCGCCACCAGGGTCGCAGCGTTACGTACGCCCGCAGAATTAACGGCGCTTGGGGACTGTCCCTTTGGGACTGTCCCCGGTTTTATTCCGCGGCCTGGGCGGACCACGGTCATAAGCTTGCTCGGATAGTCAGCCGCGGATAAAAACCAGGGTCAGTCCCCTGCGGGGCGGTCCGGCGACCCGGCAGACCCTACCCCTGAAATATTGTTGGCTTGTCGGTGATTTTCGCAATTGCCGCCCCCTCCCCCATGCGCGACGATAGCGGCTCGCCACCTCATGGGGAACCGTCATGCCCAGCCGCACCCTGCTCGCCGCCTGCCTGCTGCTGGCGGCGAGCGCCCAAGCCGCGCCGCGCCAGATCGCCATCGATGCCGCGGCACCGACCACGCCGCGCGATCGCTACACCGACCTGTCGGTCGGCGCCGACTACCCCGGCACCCTGATCCGCGCCGACAGCCTGGCCCAGCTGAAACTCGCGCGCGACGAGCTGGGCTTTCGCTACCTGCGCTTCCACGCCATCTTCCACGACGTGCTGGGCACCTACCGCGAGGTGGACGGCCAACCCGTGTACGACTGGACGAAGATCGACTACCTGTACGACCGCATGCTGGCCATCGGCATCAAGCCCTTCGTCGAACTGGGCTTCACGCCGCTGGCGATGAAAAGCTCCGATGCGGCGATCTTCTACTGGAAGGGCAATACGTCGCATCCGGTGCCGGCCAAGTGGGCCGCCCTGGTGGACGCGTTCGTGCGCCACCTGCGCGAGCGCTATGGCGAAAGGGAAGTGCGCACCTGGTTCTTCGAGGTGTGGAACGAACCGAACCTGGATGGCTTCTGGGAGAAGGCCGACCAGCAGGCCTACTTCGACCTGTACACGCTGACGGCGCGCACCATCAAGGCGATCGACCCGGCGCTGCGCGTGGGCGGCCCGTCCACGGCCGGTGCCGCGTGGGTGCCGGAGTTCCTGCGCCATGCGGACGCCAGCAAGGCGGCGGTCGATTTCGTCACCACGCATACCTACGGCGTGGACGGCGGCTTCCTGGACGAACAAGGCAAGGAGGACACCAGGCTGTCGCCCTCCCCGGACGCCATCGTCGGCGACGTGCGCAAGGTGCGCGCCGAGATCGAGGCTTCCAGCCGTCCCGGCCTGCCGCTGTATTTCACGGAGTGGAGCACTAGCTACACGCCGCGCGACCCGGTGCACGACTCCTACGTCAGCGCGTCCTACATCCTGGCCAAGCTGAAGGCCAGCGCGGGCCTGGTGCAAGGCATGAGCTACTGGACCTACAGCGACCTGTTCGAGGAGCCCGGGCCACCGACGGCGCCGTTCGAGGGCGGCTTCGGCCTGATGAACCCGCAGGGCATCCGCAAGCCGGCCTGGTTTGCCTACAAATACCTGAACCAGCTGGGCGACGCGCAACTGCCTGCGACGGACGCGCAAAGCATCGTCACCCGCACCGGCGACGGCGTGCGCGTGCTGGCCTGGGACTTCCAGCAGCCGGTGCAGGTCAAGAGCAACCGCCCGACCTACACGGCGGTGCTGCCGGCGCGGGCCAGCGCGCCGCTCAGCCTCGAGCTGTCCGGCCTGAAGCCGGGCCGGTATACGGTCGCCGTCCACCGCACCGGCTTCAAGGCCAACGATGGCCATACGGCCTGGATCGAGATGGGTGGCCCGAAGACGCTGAACGGCGCCCAGTTGAAGCAGCTGCAGGCGGCGACGACGGATGCGCCAAAGCGCTCGGCGCTGCGCGTGCCCGCGTCCGGCAAGGCCATGGTGGCCGTGCCGATGCGGGCCAACGACGTGGTGCTGGTGAAAGTGGAGGCAGTGCGCTGAAAAAAAGCCGCCGCGTGTTCACGAGCGGCGGCTCGGGCAGGCTTACTCGGAGATCTGCACGTTGCGCTGGTCGAACACCAGCCAGGACTTGCCGCGCTGGACCAGCAGCTTGGTGTTGGTCAGGTACGTTACGTAGACTGGCACGTTGGTCGCGCAGTCCTCCGTCAGCACGGTCAGCGTGGCGATCTGATTGTGGCGGTCCGTCGTCTTGTACGCCGTGTGGAACTGCTGGTTCGGGTTGAAGTAGCCCGGATACAGCGTGGCCATGTCTTCCGGTTGCGTGTACGCGCCATTGAAGCCGTGGAAGTAGCTGCACACCTTGGCATCCGCCGCGACCACCTTCAGGCGACGCGGCTGGGCCGGATCGACCTCCGGCTTGGCGACCGTCTGGTAGTTGAACTGCCAGCGGCGCTTGATGTCGCTGCTGGCGAAGTCATAGATCAGCGCGACGCGATCGGCCCGGTTGTAAGCCACCGTGCGCACCGCATTCTTCAGGAGTGGCTTGAACGTGTGCGAACCCGGCGTGATTTCGCCCTGGTAGGCGCCAGTGGCGTCCCCGGTCGCGATGGACCAGTTGCTGGTCTCGGGTGCGTAAAAATTCACCAGCCTGGCGTTGGCCACCATGGAGAAGGCCGGGTTGCCTGCCACCGTCGGATCGGGTACCCGCTCGGCCTGGCCGATACCGCTGTCCGTGTAGCCTTCGCCGGCGTCGAACGTCAGCGCGTTCTTGAAGCGGGTGGCGCGGCGCAGCTGCTGCTCCGTGAGGTCGTCGAAGTTCTTGTACACGCCGCCGGAAACGAAGATGTCGCGGCCCTTCGACACGAACACGAAGCTGTTGTTGTCGGCGTGGCTGTGGTTGAGCGAACCCAGGCGGCTGGAGCGGAAATACAGGCTGGAGCGGAGCGGATCGGACGTATTCGTGTGCATCGCGACCTGGCCCGCATCCTCGAACAGGTAGCTGGACGGCAGTTGCGGATTCTCGGCCGGGGCCACGCGGGCTTTGCTGGCCGTCATCAGGTAATGGTAGATCCGCAGCGGCAGCGTGCGGGTGGCATCGATGCCGGCACGGTAGTACCACTCGTCCACCGGATTCTGCGACACGTGCGCGAACAGACCATACGACTGCCAGGCGTAGGAGTAGTAATAGCCGCCCTGCTCCGAGCCGTCACCGAACGGCGCGCGGGTGCCACCGAAAGGATTGCTTTCGCTGATCCGCGAGCGGATACGCGGTGTTGTCGCGTAGAAGTTGTCACCGAACTTGTCCAGCGCCTGGATGTGGCTGATGTCGACGCCTGCCGTCAGCTGGTAGTCGGCCAGCAGTTGCGCGTAGCTGTTCAGCGCCATCCAGGTGTAGCCGGTGCTGTTGCCGAAGGCGCTGTCGCTGCCGCCGCGCCACGTGCCGATGGTGGTGATCACCGTGTTCCAGGTCTTTGCCAGCAACTGGCCCTCCGTTCCCGCCGGCTCGTAGCGCTCGGCGCTGCCGACCGCCCCCGTTGTGTGCATCATCACTTCCACAGCGTAAAGTGCGGCGGTCAGCAGGTGCGAGTCGTAGGGAAGGCGGTACAGGCTGTCGAGCTTCGCCATCAGCGGGTCCATCCGCGCCTTGATGCACTTGATGATCACGTCGCGTTGCGCAGGGGTCATCCGCGTATACAGCATGTCCAGTCCCAGCGACAGGCTGCGCAGCACGTCGCGGTTCCACTGGTCCTGCTTCCATTCGGTGGTGGGCCCTTCCTTGTCGGTGCGCCAGGCTGCCACCTTCAGCAGGCTGTTGATCGCTTCCTGTTGATAGCCGGCGTTGTTCGCGATAAGGCCGGCCGTGGCCAGCGTCTCGATGCGCAGCAAGACGTTATGGATGGCGTTGTTGTCGGCCGGCTCGGGGATGTCGACCGGCGTCGCGAAGCCGGCCGCCTTCGCCATATAGGCCGCA
Coding sequences:
- the kynU gene encoding kynureninase; translation: MTTTRNDCLARDAQDPLAPLRARFDLPPGVIYLDGNSLGARPKAALARASAVIAQEWGNDLIKSWNTAGWFDLPKRLGDRLAPLIGAEAGEVVVTDTTSVNLFKALAAALHLQRPHAGRKVIVTERNNFPTDIYMAEGLAGWLDRGYEVRLVDDPDAIDAAVDDDTAVLMLTHVNYRTGRQHDMGAISAMARARGALTVWDLAHSAGAVPVALHRDGADFAVGCTYKYLNGGPGAPAFIWVPRRHQHHFVQPLSGWWGHAAPFAMASAFAPTEGIGRALCGTQPIVSLALVECGLDVFAETDMAALRAKSLALTDLFIELVESRCGRHPLGLVTPREHARRGSQVSFTHPHGYAVMQALIERGVIGDYREPEIMRFGFTPLYTSFTDVWDAVTILQQILDDQAYDVTAARGAVT
- the kynA gene encoding tryptophan 2,3-dioxygenase, with product MTETTKPAEWHGAQLDFSKSMSYGDYLGLEQILNAQHPLSPNHNEMLFIVQHQTSELWMKLMLHEMHAVQAHLRSDDLPPAFKMLARVARIMDQLVHAWDVLATLTPPEYTAIRPYLGASSGFQSHQYREIEFVLGNKNANLLKVHETRPEAHGILQRALHEPSVYDEAIRVLARHGLPVSQARLDVDPTLPTVADDSVKQAWLAVYREPERYWALYELAEKLVDLETAFRFWRFRHVTTVERVIGFKTGTGGTAGVSYLKKMLDVVLFPELFALRTAL
- a CDS encoding heparinase II/III family protein; translation: MQKTRIAMLLSLAMSAAHATPTIVSFDADNLKVVDGQPVKLSWTVSDATIVRLNGQVVTGNSITVTPLATSGAKLDYRLEATNADAKTTDVRTIALSRGTVLDKGYIPEAYAPGCVPQADTDYMAAHKYLRIEPRDCTTVRTATPLFTWAQLALTSQLAEMTFTLTGPGGYEYSVTTREPRLVLPKPLVEPGRYTWKVQERTSTGVVRTSQDRTFDFNGAELPNVASGAQVRANVLAKPWPRILPRDASGKIMTWSAIDAALKVSDQKDSYAAYMAKAAGFATPVDIPEPADNNAIHNVLLRIETLATAGLIANNAGYQQEAINSLLKVAAWRTDKEGPTTEWKQDQWNRDVLRSLSLGLDMLYTRMTPAQRDVIIKCIKARMDPLMAKLDSLYRLPYDSHLLTAALYAVEVMMHTTGAVGSAERYEPAGTEGQLLAKTWNTVITTIGTWRGGSDSAFGNSTGYTWMALNSYAQLLADYQLTAGVDISHIQALDKFGDNFYATTPRIRSRISESNPFGGTRAPFGDGSEQGGYYYSYAWQSYGLFAHVSQNPVDEWYYRAGIDATRTLPLRIYHYLMTASKARVAPAENPQLPSSYLFEDAGQVAMHTNTSDPLRSSLYFRSSRLGSLNHSHADNNSFVFVSKGRDIFVSGGVYKNFDDLTEQQLRRATRFKNALTFDAGEGYTDSGIGQAERVPDPTVAGNPAFSMVANARLVNFYAPETSNWSIATGDATGAYQGEITPGSHTFKPLLKNAVRTVAYNRADRVALIYDFASSDIKRRWQFNYQTVAKPEVDPAQPRRLKVVAADAKVCSYFHGFNGAYTQPEDMATLYPGYFNPNQQFHTAYKTTDRHNQIATLTVLTEDCATNVPVYVTYLTNTKLLVQRGKSWLVFDQRNVQISE
- a CDS encoding response regulator, encoding MLKPILLVEDNPHDLELTLIALEKSQLANEVIVVRDGAEALDYLYSRGEYATRQKGNPAVVLLDLKLPKVDGLEVLREIRGADGLRSLPVVMLTSSREEQDLIRSYELNVNAYVVKPVDFKEFVRAISDLGIFWAVLNEPPPGSQRYVRPQN
- a CDS encoding ATP-binding protein; translated protein: MTSSTPQVNPTFDLSSCEQEPIRTPGSIQPHGFVLALDATGRVVQASDNLVQHLGKPPAAVLGGTLADAIGAPAAAALQPELQDERVRERPSFAATIRLSEKDHCCFDVLAHRYDTLLMLEFEAMTRAGAADFRHLYPLVGDFLQQLNDSDTIEQMSRTAADEIRTVTGFGRVLVYKFDEEGHGHVLAESNDGSLPSYLGQRFPASDIPKQARELYAANRIRLISDANYTPARLVPPVNPLTGAPNDLSFAALRSVSPIHLQYMRNMGTLASMSVSLMVKGRLWGLISCHNAAACHIPFDKRTACEQLGQILALRITSREDADELQFRLEVRRVMVSVLAGLTQGADFIENMGSVFPELLQFARAGGAAVAVDDRILRYGDTPDESQVRALIGWLDQHTHGDLYHTDRLVEHYLPAGAFLHCASGLLAMPISRIHKHYLLWFRPEFVHTVDWAGNPHAKEAPPDAPRQLSPRTSFATWRETIHGRSAPWHPGEIEMALEFRTALLGIALERAEQMAELAEELGRANKELEAFSYSVSHDLRAPLRHIVGFSDLLLEAAGNDTLDKRQRFLKNIKESARLAGKLVDDLLSFSQMGRASLRPVRVNMNELVRSCVDKLTLDTQGRHVQWHVGDLPEIVADPTFIQLALYNLLSNAVKFTSQRDPAIIRVDGRRDGTETVFDVSDNGVGFNMDYVHKLFGVFQRLHRMEDFQGTGIGLANVRRIVERHGGRVSATSSGGHGATFTFTIPNTLPSA
- a CDS encoding beta-xylosidase, giving the protein MPSRTLLAACLLLAASAQAAPRQIAIDAAAPTTPRDRYTDLSVGADYPGTLIRADSLAQLKLARDELGFRYLRFHAIFHDVLGTYREVDGQPVYDWTKIDYLYDRMLAIGIKPFVELGFTPLAMKSSDAAIFYWKGNTSHPVPAKWAALVDAFVRHLRERYGEREVRTWFFEVWNEPNLDGFWEKADQQAYFDLYTLTARTIKAIDPALRVGGPSTAGAAWVPEFLRHADASKAAVDFVTTHTYGVDGGFLDEQGKEDTRLSPSPDAIVGDVRKVRAEIEASSRPGLPLYFTEWSTSYTPRDPVHDSYVSASYILAKLKASAGLVQGMSYWTYSDLFEEPGPPTAPFEGGFGLMNPQGIRKPAWFAYKYLNQLGDAQLPATDAQSIVTRTGDGVRVLAWDFQQPVQVKSNRPTYTAVLPARASAPLSLELSGLKPGRYTVAVHRTGFKANDGHTAWIEMGGPKTLNGAQLKQLQAATTDAPKRSALRVPASGKAMVAVPMRANDVVLVKVEAVR
- a CDS encoding ribonuclease T2; this encodes MNFTHKTRTLVLLPALAAALLCGSAEARSRKAQGSEPGKFDYYALALSWSPQYCAGNGGRDQQQCATGRQLGFVLHGLWPQFEKGYPQNCSDEPLPEAARAKYEKIYPSPKLIGHEWSKHGTCSGLPAEDYLALSARLKDSLAIPAPYRKPAQPVRVTAAAFKEEFRKANPALADESVLPFCTGAGRFLREIRACYDKDGHSRTCAPDESKRAAKSCGQGSFLVQSVR